Genomic window (Phycisphaerales bacterium):
GGCGAGAGCGGTGGGGGGTAGAGCTTCGCCTCCCGCAGCTCGAACTTCGAGTACACGGCCTGCCCGAACGCGTCCTCGCGCGTGCCGGTGACCACGTGCGGGTAGCTTTCCTTCAGCGGGACAGACAGCACCTCGTGCGCGGCTGGGTTGTACTCCTGGAAACACACGACATCTGGGTTTTCGCGCTCGATGTACTCAAGGGCGGCTCGGGCGCTCCCCGAACCAACCAGCAGGTTGCACGAGATCAGCGTCAGGCCTGGGCCGGTGATCGGCGGCGGGTCCTTGGGCCAGTACGACAAGGCCGCGGGGCCCAAGGTGATGGCCAGCAGCGGCACCGCCGCGATCAGCGGCTTCCACAGCCGGAACGCGAGCATGTAGAGAGCGACGACTGCGACGGCAAGACCGGCGTGGAACGTAAACGTGCGCACCATGAAGGCGATCCACACCAGCAGCTGCATCGGGCGCGAGTCGGTGCGGACGATTGGCATCAGCCAGCCGAACGCCAGCACAAGAGCCGCCCCGATCAGCAGCACCCAGGCGATTGCGCTCCGCACGCGCCGGCGACGCCGCTGCACGCCCTCATTTACCGGCGCTCCAGAAATCACACCGCCGCTTACTGCCTGGTCCATGCGAGCACTCGTACGCCGCCGCGTCCCAGTGGTTCACCCGTGCTCGAGGACCATCATCAGCAGCAGCGGCCAGCCCAGGTGCTTTCGGGCCCGCTCGGCCTTCGCGGCGAGCGCCTCGGTGGCCGCGTGCTCGCTCATGTGCGTGAACCGCAGCCCCGCCCGCGCAGCACCCATGACGTAATCACTGATCTGGTTGGGCTCGCTTTGCGGGTGCACGCGCTCGCCGGTGCCAGGGTCCGTGAAGCGCGCCTGCACGCCCTTGAGCATCATCGCAGGGTGCATGACGGAGAACACCATCCGCCCGCCGCGCCGGCACACCCGCGTGGCCTCGGCGAAGAACCTATCCACATCACGCACGTGGTCGAGCACCAGCGCCGACAGCACCACGTCGAAGGCACCGTCCTCGAACGGCAGCCCCGTCGAGAGGTCGTGCACCACCCACTCGACCTCCTCCGCCCCTGGCTTGCCCTTCGCCTTCGCCAGCATTCCTTCGGAGAAGTCGCAGGCCGTCACCTTCGCCCCCCGCGCGGCCAGCCGCAGCGAGTGCCGCCCCGTCCCACACCCCAGGTCCAGCACCTTGAGCCCAGCCACCGATCCGACCGACCGCTCGACCTCGGGCTCCTCCAGCAGCACCAGCGGGTTCCCGTCGGAGTCGTAGATGTCGCTCCACTGGTCGTACCCCTCGCGGGTGGGTACCTGCCGTCCCTGAGTGGCCGTGGATTCCGCTGGTCTCTCGCCAGTTCCCATAACCAAGGAGCGTACCCCTTGATCCTGGCCCCGGAGCCCGCACACGGGCCACCAGCCGCCCCAAACCCGTGGTCCGCGGCCTACGGCGTAGGATTGCCCGCCCCCACCCTCAGCCGCCCCACGGAAACGCCGACTTCTCCCATCCCGCCCCCCGGAGCACCGTGTGTTCGTGATCCGTCAGTCCAAGCCCGAGGACGCCCCCACGCTCCAGAAGCTGGCGCGGATGGTCTACTTCATCAACCTGCCGCCCGAGGAGCGTCTGATCCTCGAGAAGATCCAGCACAGCCAGCGCTGCTTCTCCAAGCTCGTTGAGCCCGCGGGCGCCGCCAAGCCCGACCCCCGCCGGCGCAAGCGCCACGGCTCGGGCCTCTCGCACATGCAGGAGGACTCGGACCTCTTCATGTTCACAATCATCGACACCGACGCACACTCCGGGGGGCCCACGCTGGGCACGAGCCAGGTGCGGGCCAAGATGGGCGGGCCGGGCAATCCCAACTGGGCGTTCAAGATCTCCGAGAAGACCTTCCGCAGCGAGCAGCTCGGCTGGGGGACGACCCACAAGGTGGGCCAGCTCTACGCCGACGAGACCAGCCCCACCGAGATCGGCGGCCTCATCCTCGCCCCCAGCCACCGCGGGCACCGCGGCCGCCCGGGGCGCTTCCTCTCGTTCGTGCGGTTCCACTTCATGGGGCTGTACCGCAGCGTCTTCTCGAACCGGATCATCGCCGAGATGGCCCCGCCAGTGACCCCCGAGGGTGACAACCTCTTCTGGGACGCCTTCGGCCGCAAGTTCATCCCCGTGAAGTACGCCGAGGCCGACCGCTTCTGCCAGCACAACCGGGCGTTCATTTCCGAGCTGCTGCCCAAGGACGAGATCTACCTCTCGCTGCTGCCGCTGGAGGTGCAGAACCAGATCGGGGCAGTGTCGCCCGAGACGGTGCCCGCCCGCAGGCTGCTCGAGAGCCTTGGGTTCTCCTACCGCGGCATTGTCGATCCCTTCGACACCGGCCCGCACCTGGAGGCGGACACCGACAAGGTGTCGCTGGTGAACCAGACACGCCGCCTGACCCTCGGCAAGCCGGCCAGCCCCGAGCGGTGCACCACCCCCGTCATGCTCAGCACGATGAACGACGATGCCGAGTTCCGCGCGCTGGAGTGCTGGGCGGAGGTTGAGGGCGAGCAGGTGCGTGTGCCCCGTCAGGTCATGGAGCTGCTCATGGCCTCGCCGGGCGCGGCAGTGGGAATGACGCCGATGCAGGCGTGGATGCGTTCAGAGGAGGTCCGCTCGGGCGAGCGCAGCCCGGAGCAGCCCGACGCCGACGCAGTGCGGGCCAACGGCGCCTCGCGCCGGCAGACCAAGGGTAAGGGCAAGGCGAAGGGCCGCTCCAAGGGCGTGAGGTCCTGACGTGGCCACGATCGGCGCCAGCGCGGCCTCCCCGAGCGGCACGATGCGGGCGCCCGCGGACCTGATCGGCGGGCGATGGGTGCCGATCCCGGGCCAGACGATCCGATCCGAGAACCCGGCCCATCCGAGCGAGACCGTGTGGTCCGGCTCGCCCGTGCAGGGACACGTGGACGAGGCCGTGGGCGCGGCGCGCGGCGCCTTCCGCGAATGGTCGCGGTGGCCGTTCGAACGGCGCGCCGGCGTGCTCCACCGGTTCAAGCAGATCGCCACCGCACGCGTGGACGCGATGGCCGCGCTGATCCGCGATGAAGTCGGCAAGCCGCTGTGGGACGCCAAGGCCGAGGCGCAGCTGCTGGGCGCGAAGGTGGACATCACCCTGGATAGCGGCCCCGAAGGATCGCTCAGGCGGGTCTCTCCCTACGAGGTCTCGATGGGCGCTGCCATGCCCACCCGGCGCGGGCAGGCGTGGTTCCGCCCGCACGGCGTCATGGCGGTGCTCGGACCGTTCAACTTCCCCGCGCACCTGCCCAACGGTCACATCGTGCCGGCCCTGGCGCTGGGCAACACCGTAGTCTTCAAGCCCAGCGACAAGGCCCCCGCGTGCGGGCAGTTGCTGGCCGAGTTCTTCCAGGAGGCGCTCGAGGCCGAGCACGCGCCCGCGGGCGTGCTAAACCTTGTGCAGGGGCACGCCCCGATTGCCGCCGCCCTCGCCTCGCACCGCGACATCGACGGCGTGCTCTTCACCGGGTCGTGGCCCGTCGGCCGCCGCATCATGGAGGCCAACCTCGATCACCCCGGCCGCATCCTCGCCCTCGAGATGGGCGGCAACAACCCCGCGGTGATCCTCCCCGACGCCGACCTCAAGCAGGCGGTGATCGAGTGCGTCCGCTGCGCCTTCATCACCGCGGGCCAGCGGTGCACGTGCACGCGTCGCCTGATTGTGCACCGGCAGGTGGCCGACA
Coding sequences:
- a CDS encoding endonuclease/exonuclease/phosphatase family protein, whose amino-acid sequence is MDQAVSGGVISGAPVNEGVQRRRRRVRSAIAWVLLIGAALVLAFGWLMPIVRTDSRPMQLLVWIAFMVRTFTFHAGLAVAVVALYMLAFRLWKPLIAAVPLLAITLGPAALSYWPKDPPPITGPGLTLISCNLLVGSGSARAALEYIERENPDVVCFQEYNPAAHEVLSVPLKESYPHVVTGTREDAFGQAVYSKFELREAKLYPPPLSPDAGKGRRSTGVTEPQIRCVVTVDGREVVIQNVHDTPPASLRLLQEQLRYFEWLDDFIGAERRPVILVGDFNSTASTTQFGPLRRAGYRSTHELAGSGRGSTWVDTTWLRHLPGVRIDHIWVSPGLTCERAEVGPSIGSDHRPIIAKVGFTAAR
- a CDS encoding class I SAM-dependent methyltransferase, whose product is MGTGERPAESTATQGRQVPTREGYDQWSDIYDSDGNPLVLLEEPEVERSVGSVAGLKVLDLGCGTGRHSLRLAARGAKVTACDFSEGMLAKAKGKPGAEEVEWVVHDLSTGLPFEDGAFDVVLSALVLDHVRDVDRFFAEATRVCRRGGRMVFSVMHPAMMLKGVQARFTDPGTGERVHPQSEPNQISDYVMGAARAGLRFTHMSEHAATEALAAKAERARKHLGWPLLLMMVLEHG
- a CDS encoding arginine N-succinyltransferase — its product is MFVIRQSKPEDAPTLQKLARMVYFINLPPEERLILEKIQHSQRCFSKLVEPAGAAKPDPRRRKRHGSGLSHMQEDSDLFMFTIIDTDAHSGGPTLGTSQVRAKMGGPGNPNWAFKISEKTFRSEQLGWGTTHKVGQLYADETSPTEIGGLILAPSHRGHRGRPGRFLSFVRFHFMGLYRSVFSNRIIAEMAPPVTPEGDNLFWDAFGRKFIPVKYAEADRFCQHNRAFISELLPKDEIYLSLLPLEVQNQIGAVSPETVPARRLLESLGFSYRGIVDPFDTGPHLEADTDKVSLVNQTRRLTLGKPASPERCTTPVMLSTMNDDAEFRALECWAEVEGEQVRVPRQVMELLMASPGAAVGMTPMQAWMRSEEVRSGERSPEQPDADAVRANGASRRQTKGKGKAKGRSKGVRS
- a CDS encoding aldehyde dehydrogenase family protein; this encodes MATIGASAASPSGTMRAPADLIGGRWVPIPGQTIRSENPAHPSETVWSGSPVQGHVDEAVGAARGAFREWSRWPFERRAGVLHRFKQIATARVDAMAALIRDEVGKPLWDAKAEAQLLGAKVDITLDSGPEGSLRRVSPYEVSMGAAMPTRRGQAWFRPHGVMAVLGPFNFPAHLPNGHIVPALALGNTVVFKPSDKAPACGQLLAEFFQEALEAEHAPAGVLNLVQGHAPIAAALASHRDIDGVLFTGSWPVGRRIMEANLDHPGRILALEMGGNNPAVILPDADLKQAVIECVRCAFITAGQRCTCTRRLIVHRQVADRVIPALCKAASQLIIGDPRAEHPVFMGPVISEASRRDILEAQRAMQKAGGEALVLATALDRDGWFMSPGVMRVERFTTGRDLSSEAGADVEIFGPLLRVAVVDSLEDALEQANTTQYGLAASLFTHDQRAIEAFRHECRAGCINVNTGTAGASSKLPFGGLGQSGNHRPAGSFSVDYCAYPVAGMVETADAAQISPGMRFDDGWL